The Coccidioides posadasii str. Silveira chromosome 2, complete sequence genomic interval ATCGAACTGTCGCTTCTTCAACAGGACAGCCGGCTCAGTCGATTTTGCATACAAGTACTACGCGCAATACTTGAGAATCAATTTGCCTTAGGGAGCATGACAGGGTGTTTGTTTTAATAATTGTTAAGAGATAAGTACATAGTGCTGGGAATATCATAGATAGCCATTTCGAAAGTCATTCGCGCAAACCATGCATGTGTACGAGCGATAGTGGGCATTCAATAAGTTTCATATCTAGGACCAAACTCCCTTGTGTGCAGAGTAGATGGCCGAAGTTCTGAGCAACCAATTAAGAAAATACAATGTGTAACcctatactccgtactcaaTATTCTATTTGGCAACAGTATTTGTAGAATTATATACGTATTATCGAGTAAAGCCGTTGAGAAATAGGCCAATATGCATTGCGGAGTATGGTGTGAGTGAGTGTCGTCATGTTGGCTGTGAAGCTTCCCCCAACAGCTGTCATCTCCAGAGACAGGTGGCTAGATAAGAAGCCGACAACCACTTCTTTTCAACGACCTCGAGAACCGATGGCGCTAGCTAGGATATGGCTTTGACTTCGGTAAGCCCTCTTTCTCTAGACTCTTTTTCAACGTTAACATATTTTGAATAGTGGAAAACCTTCAACTTCTTCGAAGTTTCGGAGGTCCAGGTTCCCGATGGCGATGGACCGTCCGTCTTGGGCGTCAGTACCATTCACCCTCCTCCCCCCGCGCGTGGAAGACGCACGGATTGACCGGCACAGATGAATGCTAACCGTCAAACAGACCGATATTAGTTGCATATGCACAGGATCCGATAACCTCTTCCTCGGCACTACCGATGGATTCGTCCACATCCTCTCCAACACCTTCAAGGTCTTCCGGTCCTTCAAGGCCTACGATACAGGCTCAATCACTCACATGAAACAAGTTGCCTCGACGTCATACCTTGTCACACTTAGCGAAGACTTATCGAGCGAGCCAATCCTGAAAGTATGGGCGTTAAACGAGGAAGACAAGAAGACCGGCGGTCCGCGATGTCGATCGACCAAGTTAGTCCAGAATAAGAAGAGACAGTTCCCCGTTTCGGCGTTTGTTGTGTTGGACGACCTGTGGCAAGTCGCGGTGGGGTTTGCGAATGGCTCAGTGACACTTATGAGGGGGGACCTGATTCATGATCGGGGCGCGGAGCAGAGGACGGTCTTTGAATCTGAGGAGCCGATTACCGGCCTGGAGGTCCAGCGGGGAGCTACCACGACGCTGTTTATTGCCACCACAGGGCGCATCCTTACTCTCATTATTAGTGGGAAAGGCGACGGCCAGCCCGCGCGCACGCTGGAAGACCTTGGCTGCGGTGTTGGGTGCATGGTGTTCGATAAGGATACGGGGGACGTTCTAGTCGCAAGAGAAGACGCGATATACACTTATAGGGCGAACGGCCGTGGGCCCAGCTTTGCATTTGATAGTCCAAAGACGTCGATTGACGTGTTCAAGGATTATATCGCTTTGGTTTGCCCACCACGGGTGCCGGCGGCCAGATCCGATACCCTACGAAGGTTTGGAAGCAGCCAGGTGGATGAAATCTTTAATACATCCACTTTCACCCTTCTAGAGCCAGACTTGAAGTTTGTCGCGCATTCCGAATCCATATCCTCAAAGGTCAAAactgtctttcaagaatgGGGAGATCTATTTCTTGTGACAGTGGATGGAAAGGTATGGACGTCCGCCCTTATCAGACAGTTTGGTCTAACATTGCACGCAGGCGTATAGGTACCGTGAGAAGACATTACAGCAGAAGCTCGAAATCTTATACCAGAGAAACCTCTACATCTTAGCCATAAATCTTGCTCAAAAAGCTGGCGTTGATGCGCTTCAGCAAAATATTATCTTCCGCAGATATGGAGATTACCTCTATCAGAAAGGCGATTATGACACAGCAATGCAACAGTACCTCCGTTCGATAGATAATACTGAGCCATCCCAAGTGATACGCAAGGTAAATTCCAACCCAGCGCTTAGGCCTCACCATCATGCCCTATTAACATGTCTCGTAGTTCCTTGATACGCAACGAATCCATAATCTTATTGAATACCTCGAAGAGCTTCATGACCATGAAAAAGCAACAGCCGATCACACAACGCTATTATTGAACTGTTATGCGAAGCTAAAGGATACGACCAAGCTCGATTCTTTTATCAAAGCCCCCGGCGAACTGAAATTCGACTTGGAGACTGCAATTGCAATGTGCAGGCAGGGTGGCTATTTTGAGCAAGCCACGTATTTAGCAACAATGCATGGAGAAAATGATATGGTGGTTGATATCCTTATTGAAGACTCGAAGAAGTATTCTGAAGCGTTGCAATTCATTTGGAGTCTTGAGCCAACACTGGTATGAAGTCCGCTCGATTACCTTTTGGTGTCATGCTAACATTAAATAGGCGTACCCGAATCTCATGAAATATGCGCGAGTCCTGCTGGAGCACTGCCCGCAGCCTACGACTAAGATATTCATTGATTATTATACGGGAAACTACAGGCCCAGGCGAAtgaaagaggaagaaacagccaaagatgaaaaatctcAGAGTACGGGCGGCCTGCAAAACCTGGCCTCCCTTATTCCCCTGCCATATCTTAACCCATCCAAACCTGCGAATGCAAAGTCTGCCATAAGCGAACCACAAATTGCGACTGAAGTGGAGGAACCGATTGAATATGACGTGCCAAAGCCAAGAACTGCATTTTCGTCATTCGTTGACCATCCTCAGGAGTTTGTTGTTTTCCTGGAGGCTCTAATCGATCAAAACGATTTAAAGGAAGACGATAAAATTGATTTATACACCACCCTGTTCGAAATGTATCTGGACACTGCAAGTCGTAAGAAAGACCCCTCCGAGAAGCAAGAGTGGGAGGCAAAAGCGAAACTACTGATTCAGGGTAGAGACGTAAGTGATCCAATGCTATGCCCTGGCTTAAAGGGATGAATCTGGGACTAATTTCCTCGGCAGATTCCTGTTTCCACATCAAACGTTCTTTTGCTGTCAGATTTATCCGGCTTCCAAGAAG includes:
- a CDS encoding uncharacterized protein (EggNog:ENOG410PI91~COG:U~BUSCO:1155at33183) gives rise to the protein MALTSWKTFNFFEVSEVQVPDGDGPSVLGTDISCICTGSDNLFLGTTDGFVHILSNTFKVFRSFKAYDTGSITHMKQVASTSYLVTLSEDLSSEPILKVWALNEEDKKTGGPRCRSTKLVQNKKRQFPVSAFVVLDDLWQVAVGFANGSVTLMRGDLIHDRGAEQRTVFESEEPITGLEVQRGATTTLFIATTGRILTLIISGKGDGQPARTLEDLGCGVGCMVFDKDTGDVLVAREDAIYTYRANGRGPSFAFDSPKTSIDVFKDYIALVCPPRVPAARSDTLRRFGSSQVDEIFNTSTFTLLEPDLKFVAHSESISSKVKTVFQEWGDLFLVTVDGKAYRYREKTLQQKLEILYQRNLYILAINLAQKAGVDALQQNIIFRRYGDYLYQKGDYDTAMQQYLRSIDNTEPSQVIRKFLDTQRIHNLIEYLEELHDHEKATADHTTLLLNCYAKLKDTTKLDSFIKAPGELKFDLETAIAMCRQGGYFEQATYLATMHGENDMVVDILIEDSKKYSEALQFIWSLEPTLAYPNLMKYARVLLEHCPQPTTKIFIDYYTGNYRPRRMKEEETAKDEKSQSTGGLQNLASLIPLPYLNPSKPANAKSAISEPQIATEVEEPIEYDVPKPRTAFSSFVDHPQEFVVFLEALIDQNDLKEDDKIDLYTTLFEMYLDTASRKKDPSEKQEWEAKAKLLIQGRDIPVSTSNVLLLSDLSGFQEGTTLVREKQGLRSDILRSYVTAKDTAGVIKALKKYGPEEPQLYIDALAYFSSSSKALEEAGDELEVVLKRIDQDGLMSPLQVIQTLSNNAVVTMGMIKKYLSDNIERDRKEISNNRRLITSYTTETETKRKEISELASKPTVFQARRCSSCGGNLDLPTVHFLCKHSFHQRCLNTDEEDLQCPICAPQNATIKAIRERQLKAADQHELFQAELQRSRDRFGLISEFFGRGVMKPGNLE